Proteins encoded by one window of Lepeophtheirus salmonis chromosome 3, UVic_Lsal_1.4, whole genome shotgun sequence:
- the LOC121113992 gene encoding uncharacterized protein isoform X4: MTSSLPEAEDVAGPYLCQFESYYNKLDPEKSGLIDAMTAAKFLKLSGLSDEILGRIWDISDVDKKGALDKRGLFVGFKLIAISQYGKPLDVNLLTAIEVPAPNFGAETAPGAPTSKITKKATPSINFIVKPDEKRKYDILFDQLKPVDGKLMGDKVRQIMMGSKLPMPILGRIWDLSDIDKDGLLTRYEFTIAMHLIYRTLQGDSIPEDLPEELSENKIPKSLSAIPNLGPSVPKPSVPQVQAVPWVINSGDRLRYQALFKQTDTDRDGYVSGVEIKNVFLQTGLPQNILAHIWNLSDMKQEGKLNPEQFALAMWLIQRKQAGKDPPAALTPDMIPPSMRTTASEQQTSIFNNPELEMIAKETQTLLSEKMQLEKEIQDTEYNLTVKSTEINSLQGEFDTLNSTLKQLSNQRDVAQKRLDDLDGQINKLRTQAEEQETKLLSQEEEVLGKKKELDDLKAEEKQLLEDIKKCEKEIERYDLDEKVAQDLLEETENKLKNLSEAETHMNEALKQFAAFDESDSSIVTDVYLEPLRLNLEEPDYSRLEKPSKPAVPDPPATASVAASAVSSNAVLNAFDNTDNSFGGGQQPEWPTNDAFSPSFGSNTSPNNMSNDGFGDIPPPLAPRLDGDSPTPALPPKSTAAPPKRPPPPKRPPPPKIAAAKDAPPLPPPPNLEAGASNSLDEEDPFKSCVNTSSNNDGFADFANFNSFDKFSAPQEHRYTMEFNEDPFQNSTYRYGDPFELSGGVNVEPEVDPFTASVTEAFVVNNNYPFGEFPPSPHNTLTTTATYNKNNNIQKNNSSNHNSRIESFMGPDPFGAPPFTPFPSNPDSSNMNNNNSKNNSNHNFNNHFNHTKHGTHNSTTTHNNSNNHNINKAASSGNRRKSPLSFLLPGRRQKPQQNSNQGNEDNHDDLQRASEASKRAKDDRMQRLKLQEEQDFAYAIALSKAEAASLKQ, from the exons ATGACCTCTTCCTTGCCAGAAGCCGAAGAT GTGGCTGGCCCTTATCTTTGCCAATTTGAATCCTACTATAATAAATTGGACCCAGAAAAAAGTGGATTAATTGATGCCATGACTGCTGCCAAATTCCTTAAACTATCTGGTCTATCGGATGAGATTTTAGGAAGA ATTTGGGATATCTCGGATGTGGATAAAAAAGGAGCTTTAGATAAAAGAGGATTATTTGTGGGATTTAAATTAATTGCTATTAGCCAATATGGAAAGCCCTTAGATGTTAATTTATTAACAGCAATAGAGGTGCCCGCACCAAATTTTGGTGCTGAGACTGCTCCTGGTGCACCCACttccaaaattacaaaaaaagctACTCCATCAATAAACTTTATCGTAAAACCCGACGAAAAACGTAAATATGACATCTTGTTTGATCAATTAAAGCCCGTAGATGGTAAACTTATGGGAGATAAAGTGAGGCAAATCATGATGGGTTCGAAACTACCGATGCCTATACTAGGTAGAATATGGGATCTATCAGATATTGATAAGGATGGTCTTTTAACAAGATATGAGTTCACAATTGCTATGCATTTAATCTATAGAACTTTACAAGGAGATTCAATTCCAGAGGACCTTCCTGAAGAGCTctctgaaaataaaattcctaaatcatTATCTGCTATTCCTAATTTAGGTCCATCAGTTCCAAAG ccATCAGTTCCTCAAGTTCAAGCTGTACCATGGGTCATAAACTCTGGTGACCGTTTGAGATACCAAGCATTATTTAAGCAAACGGATACTGATCGGGATGGGTATGTATCAGGAGTTGAAATCAAAAATGTCTTCCTACAAACGGGTCTCCCTCAAAATATACTTGCACATATATG gAATTTATCTGATATGAAACAAGAAGGGAAACTTAATCCTGAGCAGTTTGCTTTAGCTATGTGGTTGATTCAGAGAAAACAAGCGGGAAAAGATCCACCTGCAGCTTTAACTCCTGATATGATTCCTCCATCAATGAGGACTACTGCCTCTGAACAG CAAACAAGCATTTTTAATAATCCAGAGCTCGAGATGATCGCTAAAGAAACACAAACACTTTTATCCGAGAAGATGCAGTTAGAAAAAGAGATTCAAGATACTGAGTATAACCTCACTGTCAAAAGTACAGAAATCAATAGTCTTCAAGGGGAATTTGATACACTCAACTCTACGCTTAAACAACTTTCTAATCAAAGAGACGTTGCCCAAAAACGATTAGATGATCTGGATGGTCAA ataaataaattaagaacacAAGCAGAGGAACAGGAGACAAAGTTGTTATCTCAAGAAGAGGAAGTCTTAGGGAAAAAGAAGGAATTGGATGATCTTAAAGCCGAAGAAAAACAATTGTtagaagatattaaaaaatgtgaaaaggAAATTGAGCGCTATGATCTTGATGAAAAAGTAGCTCAGGATTTGCTTGAAGAAACGgagaataaattgaaaaatctaagTGAAGCAGAAACGCATATGAATGAGGCTTTAAAACAGTTTGCTGCTTTTGATGAATCAGATTCTTCCATCGTTACTGATGTTTATTTAGAACCCTTACGCCTTAATTTAGAGGAGCCCGACTATTCAAGATTAGAAAAACCTTCGAAACCAGCTGTGCCTGAT CCTCCAGCAACTGCTTCAGTTGCAGCGTCGGCAGTAAGTTCAAATGCAGTTCTTAATGCTTTTGATAATACTGATAACAGTTTTGGAGGAGGTCAGCAACCTGAATGGCCTACCAACGATGCGTTTTCGCCTTCCTTTGGCTCAAACACTTCG ccAAACAATATGAGTAATGATGGATTTGGTGATATTCCTCCCCCTCTTGCCCCGAGATTGGATGGAGATAGCCCAACTCCAGCTTTACCTCCAAAAAGCACTGCTGCCCCTCCAAAGCGACCTCCTCCTCCTAAAAGACCTCCTCCCCCAAAAATTGCTGCTGCAAAAGATGCGCCACCATTGCCACCCCCTCCTAATCTAGAAGCTGGAGCTTCAAATAGTCTTGATGAAGAAGATCCATTTAAATCCTGTGTCAATACTAGTTCTAATAATGATGGATTTGCggattttgcaaatttcaactCTTTTGATAag TTTTCTGCTCCTCAAGAGCATCGCTACACAATGGAGTTCAATGAAGATCCTTTCCAAAATTCTACATACCGCTACGGTGACCCATTTGAGTTATCAGGTGGTGTCAACGTGGAGCCTGAAGTTGATCCTTTTACAGCATCAGTAACTGAAGCGTTTGTTGTCAATAATAACTATCCCTTTGGAGAATTTCCTCCATCCCCACATAATACTTTAACAACGACGGcgacatataataaaaataataatattcagaaaaataatagtaGTAATCATAATTCGCGGATTGAGTCCTTTATGGGCCCGGATCCTTTTGGTGCTCCTCCATTTACTCCCTTTCCAAGTAATCCCGATTCCAGCAACATGAACAATAACAACTCTAAAAACAACAGCAACCACAATTTTAATAACCATTTCAACCACACAAAACACGGCACCCACAACTCCACAACGACTcataataatagcaataatcataatattaataaagcagcTTCAAGCGGCAATAGACGCAAAAGTCCTTTGTCCTTTCTTTTGCCTGGAAGGAGGCAAAAACCACAACAAAATAGTAACCAAGGAAATGAGGATAATCATGACGACTTACAAAGGGCATCAGAAGCATCTAAAAGAGCCAAAGATGATCGAATGCAGAGACTAAAACTACAAGAAGAACAAGATTTTGCATATGCAATTGCATTGAGTAAAGCAGAAGCTGCATCACTTAAACAATAG
- the LOC121113992 gene encoding uncharacterized protein isoform X1: MTSSLPEAEDVAGPYLCQFESYYNKLDPEKSGLIDAMTAAKFLKLSGLSDEILGRIWDISDVDKKGALDKRGLFVGFKLIAISQYGKPLDVNLLTAIEVPAPNFGAETAPGAPTSKITKKATPSINFIVKPDEKRKYDILFDQLKPVDGKLMGDKVRQIMMGSKLPMPILGRIWDLSDIDKDGLLTRYEFTIAMHLIYRTLQGDSIPEDLPEELSENKIPKSLSAIPNLGPSVPKPSVPQVQAVPWVINSGDRLRYQALFKQTDTDRDGYVSGVEIKNVFLQTGLPQNILAHIWNLSDMKQEGKLNPEQFALAMWLIQRKQAGKDPPAALTPDMIPPSMRTTASEQQTSIFNNPELEMIAKETQTLLSEKMQLEKEIQDTEYNLTVKSTEINSLQGEFDTLNSTLKQLSNQRDVAQKRLDDLDGQKSSLDGDLQGLFSRIEEENEKINKLRTQAEEQETKLLSQEEEVLGKKKELDDLKAEEKQLLEDIKKCEKEIERYDLDEKVAQDLLEETENKLKNLSEAETHMNEALKQFAAFDESDSSIVTDVYLEPLRLNLEEPDYSRLEKPSKPAVPDPPATASVAASAVSSNAVLNAFDNTDNSFGGGQQPEWPTNDAFSPSFGSNTSNSFFDPLGHSRNKNVMPDPFGFDPFAFSRPNNMSNDGFGDIPPPLAPRLDGDSPTPALPPKSTAAPPKRPPPPKRPPPPKIAAAKDAPPLPPPPNLEAGASNSLDEEDPFKSCVNTSSNNDGFADFANFNSFDKFSAPQEHRYTMEFNEDPFQNSTYRYGDPFELSGGVNVEPEVDPFTASVTEAFVVNNNYPFGEFPPSPHNTLTTTATYNKNNNIQKNNSSNHNSRIESFMGPDPFGAPPFTPFPSNPDSSNMNNNNSKNNSNHNFNNHFNHTKHGTHNSTTTHNNSNNHNINKAASSGNRRKSPLSFLLPGRRQKPQQNSNQGNEDNHDDLQRASEASKRAKDDRMQRLKLQEEQDFAYAIALSKAEAASLKQ, encoded by the exons ATGACCTCTTCCTTGCCAGAAGCCGAAGAT GTGGCTGGCCCTTATCTTTGCCAATTTGAATCCTACTATAATAAATTGGACCCAGAAAAAAGTGGATTAATTGATGCCATGACTGCTGCCAAATTCCTTAAACTATCTGGTCTATCGGATGAGATTTTAGGAAGA ATTTGGGATATCTCGGATGTGGATAAAAAAGGAGCTTTAGATAAAAGAGGATTATTTGTGGGATTTAAATTAATTGCTATTAGCCAATATGGAAAGCCCTTAGATGTTAATTTATTAACAGCAATAGAGGTGCCCGCACCAAATTTTGGTGCTGAGACTGCTCCTGGTGCACCCACttccaaaattacaaaaaaagctACTCCATCAATAAACTTTATCGTAAAACCCGACGAAAAACGTAAATATGACATCTTGTTTGATCAATTAAAGCCCGTAGATGGTAAACTTATGGGAGATAAAGTGAGGCAAATCATGATGGGTTCGAAACTACCGATGCCTATACTAGGTAGAATATGGGATCTATCAGATATTGATAAGGATGGTCTTTTAACAAGATATGAGTTCACAATTGCTATGCATTTAATCTATAGAACTTTACAAGGAGATTCAATTCCAGAGGACCTTCCTGAAGAGCTctctgaaaataaaattcctaaatcatTATCTGCTATTCCTAATTTAGGTCCATCAGTTCCAAAG ccATCAGTTCCTCAAGTTCAAGCTGTACCATGGGTCATAAACTCTGGTGACCGTTTGAGATACCAAGCATTATTTAAGCAAACGGATACTGATCGGGATGGGTATGTATCAGGAGTTGAAATCAAAAATGTCTTCCTACAAACGGGTCTCCCTCAAAATATACTTGCACATATATG gAATTTATCTGATATGAAACAAGAAGGGAAACTTAATCCTGAGCAGTTTGCTTTAGCTATGTGGTTGATTCAGAGAAAACAAGCGGGAAAAGATCCACCTGCAGCTTTAACTCCTGATATGATTCCTCCATCAATGAGGACTACTGCCTCTGAACAG CAAACAAGCATTTTTAATAATCCAGAGCTCGAGATGATCGCTAAAGAAACACAAACACTTTTATCCGAGAAGATGCAGTTAGAAAAAGAGATTCAAGATACTGAGTATAACCTCACTGTCAAAAGTACAGAAATCAATAGTCTTCAAGGGGAATTTGATACACTCAACTCTACGCTTAAACAACTTTCTAATCAAAGAGACGTTGCCCAAAAACGATTAGATGATCTGGATGGTCAA AAATCAAGTCTTGATGGGGATCTTCAAGGTTTATTTAGCCGTATtgaggaagaaaatgaaaag ataaataaattaagaacacAAGCAGAGGAACAGGAGACAAAGTTGTTATCTCAAGAAGAGGAAGTCTTAGGGAAAAAGAAGGAATTGGATGATCTTAAAGCCGAAGAAAAACAATTGTtagaagatattaaaaaatgtgaaaaggAAATTGAGCGCTATGATCTTGATGAAAAAGTAGCTCAGGATTTGCTTGAAGAAACGgagaataaattgaaaaatctaagTGAAGCAGAAACGCATATGAATGAGGCTTTAAAACAGTTTGCTGCTTTTGATGAATCAGATTCTTCCATCGTTACTGATGTTTATTTAGAACCCTTACGCCTTAATTTAGAGGAGCCCGACTATTCAAGATTAGAAAAACCTTCGAAACCAGCTGTGCCTGAT CCTCCAGCAACTGCTTCAGTTGCAGCGTCGGCAGTAAGTTCAAATGCAGTTCTTAATGCTTTTGATAATACTGATAACAGTTTTGGAGGAGGTCAGCAACCTGAATGGCCTACCAACGATGCGTTTTCGCCTTCCTTTGGCTCAAACACTTCG aattcCTTTTTTGATCCGTTAGGACAcagtagaaataaaaatgtaatgccTGATCCTTTTGGATTTGATCCTTTTGCATTTAGTAGA ccAAACAATATGAGTAATGATGGATTTGGTGATATTCCTCCCCCTCTTGCCCCGAGATTGGATGGAGATAGCCCAACTCCAGCTTTACCTCCAAAAAGCACTGCTGCCCCTCCAAAGCGACCTCCTCCTCCTAAAAGACCTCCTCCCCCAAAAATTGCTGCTGCAAAAGATGCGCCACCATTGCCACCCCCTCCTAATCTAGAAGCTGGAGCTTCAAATAGTCTTGATGAAGAAGATCCATTTAAATCCTGTGTCAATACTAGTTCTAATAATGATGGATTTGCggattttgcaaatttcaactCTTTTGATAag TTTTCTGCTCCTCAAGAGCATCGCTACACAATGGAGTTCAATGAAGATCCTTTCCAAAATTCTACATACCGCTACGGTGACCCATTTGAGTTATCAGGTGGTGTCAACGTGGAGCCTGAAGTTGATCCTTTTACAGCATCAGTAACTGAAGCGTTTGTTGTCAATAATAACTATCCCTTTGGAGAATTTCCTCCATCCCCACATAATACTTTAACAACGACGGcgacatataataaaaataataatattcagaaaaataatagtaGTAATCATAATTCGCGGATTGAGTCCTTTATGGGCCCGGATCCTTTTGGTGCTCCTCCATTTACTCCCTTTCCAAGTAATCCCGATTCCAGCAACATGAACAATAACAACTCTAAAAACAACAGCAACCACAATTTTAATAACCATTTCAACCACACAAAACACGGCACCCACAACTCCACAACGACTcataataatagcaataatcataatattaataaagcagcTTCAAGCGGCAATAGACGCAAAAGTCCTTTGTCCTTTCTTTTGCCTGGAAGGAGGCAAAAACCACAACAAAATAGTAACCAAGGAAATGAGGATAATCATGACGACTTACAAAGGGCATCAGAAGCATCTAAAAGAGCCAAAGATGATCGAATGCAGAGACTAAAACTACAAGAAGAACAAGATTTTGCATATGCAATTGCATTGAGTAAAGCAGAAGCTGCATCACTTAAACAATAG